From a region of the Fusarium verticillioides 7600 chromosome 9, whole genome shotgun sequence genome:
- a CDS encoding CMGC/RCK/MAK protein kinase, producing MMTVQNDLTHRGVSGQQLALEDRFEVLKEIGDGSFGSVVLGRVRTAGANVARRGTVVAIKTMKKSFESLAPCLELREVVFLRTLPQHPHLVPALDIFLDPYTKKLHIAMEYMEGNLYQLMKARDHKCLDNASVKSILFQIMQGLEHIHSHHFFHRDIKPENILVTTSGHNESGNTFRRYSALVTPPSTPPTYTVKIADFGLARETHSKLPYTTYVSTRWYRAPEVLLRAGEYSAPVDIWAVGAMAVEIATLKPLFPGGNEVDQVWRVCEIMGSPGNWYNKSGNRVGGGDWREGTRLAGKLGFSFPKMAPHAMDTILQTPQWPTSLSQFVTWCLMWDPKNRPTSSQALAHEYFADAVDPMRPKSSASRILGRKQSDLSRSSKEATTTTPTSVKQSWFRKSLIGRSESTDLATMQAQIKDTTAPRPAPVHASSAVEASTAKVRPAAGKRTTWTNGPSNVAPMPILPTARPISPIPDAVNARANNTYDDSYANGHGQGKTKKLGRQLSVASSTNNYTEMHRQQAERALNGNSGLASPPSGQKESFFSHLRKRARRFSGRHQTPVSPAYDDDLEAQVGCGPWASNRSSMVIDQSQQQAPIPKSEVYESLDKALRDVQNNLDSRPPVPPSHQISPTSTLKRHHSLPQHQARSVDNLIGAARGGPISSRTRRAQATHGVHQYEAPDEEEELLDEALTSTQRAVKRMEQNQNKPLRQSASNIGLMNPYPTPSPSANGNQVLFADGHEAVTPRPLDLNKKTDNQYKWPTPPYEESEWAASAAASIWAAGSRF from the exons ATGATGACCGTTCAAAACGATTTGACCCATCGGGGTGTTTCTGGTCAACAGCTTGCCCTCGAGGATCGCTTTGAAGTACTGAAGGAGATTGGCGATGGAAGCTTTGGCAGTGTCGTTTTGGGTAGAGTTCGAACGGCTGGTGCCAACGTTGCTCGCCGAGGTACAGTG GTCGCTATCAagacaatgaagaagagcttcgagtCGCTAGCACCATGTTTGGAACTCCGCGAGGTCGTCTTCCTTCGCACCCtccctcaacatcctcaccTTGTTCCCGctctcgacatcttcttggaCCCTtacaccaagaagctccatATCGCCATGGAGTACATGGAGGGTAACCTCTACCAACTGATGAAGGCTCGCGACCACAAGTGTCTCGACAACGCCAGTGTCAAGAGCATTCTTTTCCAGATCATGCAAGGTCTCGAACACATTCACTCTCACCACTTTTTCCACCGCGACATCAAGCCCGAAAACATTCTGGTCACTACCTCTGGTCACAATGAATCTGGCAACACCTTCCGCCGATACTCAGCTCTCGTTACACccccttcaacaccacccacATACACTGTTAAGATTGCCGATTTCGGTCTCGCCCGAGAGACACACTCAAAGCTCCCCTACACTACTTACGTATCAACAAGATGGTACCGTGCTCCCGAGGTTCTTCTACGAGCGGGAGAATACTCTGCTCCCGTCGATATCTGGGCTGTTGGTGCCatggctgttgagattgCTACATTGAAGCCCTTGTTTCCCGGTGGAAATGAGGTTGATCAAGTTTGGCGAGTTTGTGAGATTATGGGCAGCCCTGGTAACTGGTACAACAAGTCCGGTAACCGCGTCGGCGGAGGAGATTGGCGTGAGGGAACCAGACTCGCTGGCAAGCTTGGTTTCTCATTCCCCAAGATGGCTCCCCATGCTATGGACACCATTCTGCAGACACCCCAATGGCCGACCTCCTTGAGCCAGTTCGTCACTTGGTGCTTGATGTGGGACCCCAAGAACCGCCCAACATCATCGCAGGCTCTTGCCCACGAGTACTTTGCTGATGCCGTTGATCCTATGCGACCCAAGTCTTCTGCTTCGCGTATCCTTGGACGCAAGCAGTCCGACCTCAGCCGAAGCAGCAAGGAGGCTACTACTACCACACCCACCTCTGTGAAGCAATCCTGGTTCCGCAAGTCTCTCATCGGACGTTCAGAGAGCACCGACCTGGCTACCATGCAGGCCCAAATAAAGGATACCACTGCTCCCAGACCCGCACCTGTACATGCTTCATCGGCTGTTGAGGCATCTACTGCCAAGGTTCGCCCTGCTGCCGGAAAGAGGACCACTTGGACCAATGGCCCATCCAACGTAGCGCCCATGCCAATTCTTCCCACTGCGCGACCGATCTCGCCGATCCCTGATGCTGTAAATGCCCGCGCCAACAACACATACGACGACTCTTACGCTAATGGACATGGCCAGGGGAAGACCAAGAAACTTGGCCGACAGCTCTCTGTCGCTTCAAGCACAAACAACTACACAGAAATGCATCGGCAACAGGCCGAAAGGGCACTCAATGGGAATTCTGGCCTCGCCTCCCCTCCGAGTGGACAGAAGGAGAGCTTCTTTTCACATCTCAGAAAGCGTGCGCGGCGGTTCTCGGGACGACATCAGACCCCCGTCTCACCCGCCTATGACGACGACCTGGAGGCCCAGGTTGGATGTGGCCCTTGGGCTAGCAACCGGTCGTCCATGGTTATTGACCAATCGCAACAACAGGCTCCCATTCCTAAATCCGAGGTCTACGAATCCCTGGACAAGGCCCTCCGAGATGTTCAGAACAACCTCGATTCGCGACCTCCCGTTCCGCCCAGTCACCAGATCTCGCCTACCAGCACCCTCAAGCGACATCACTCgcttcctcaacaccaagcccGGTCAGTAGACAACCTGATCGGTGCTGCCCGAGGTGGACCCATCTCTAGCCGAACAAGGAGGGCCCAAGCGACACATGGCGTGCATCAATATGAGGCTcctgatgaggaagaggagcttcTAGACGAGGCTTTGACTTCCACTCAGCGGGCCGTCAAGCGCATGGAGCAGAACCAGAACAAGCCTCTTCGACAGTCGGCTAGCAACATTGGGCTGATGAACCCGTATCCTACGCCGTCACCCTCAGCCAACGGTAATCAGGTCCTGTTTGCCGATGGCCACGAGGCTGTTACCCCCAGGCCACTGgacctcaacaagaagactgaTAACCAGTACAAGTGGCCCACGCCACCATATGAGGAAAGCGAGTgggcagcatcagcagccGCTAGCATCTGGGCTGCTGGCAGTCGCTTTTAA
- a CDS encoding hypothetical protein (At least one base has a quality score < 10): MASPNPDATAPTNENTSRDATVEKEQKSEVNGHATPEKPKDTPESAPVNGNKADDHPVENGVNKDVEMTEASDEKKPSQEPSADEKNDQKTEGDDQTKETGDAKPVEEPKATEEDVDMTDAVPAEKPRDEKPAEDATAKESKDVDMADKPVDTPEKADGTDDKVPASSNEAAAPSSEAEVQPTSLSQLAIDTKEEDAPKPSTEVSMQDAPVGDTSVSSKVAREREDDATEEPAPKRAKTEPKSEEPADVTSTVPKTEPDSAESAPEKEVSRFAGLTRWNEADFKNQTLTPFQRREFRKVLGRVKKTKAGGHFKDSVPKMWPQLAESYLAKIEKPMDLSEIDRTLRDINGAYVTVGDFQDALVLMYDNTRNFNGTLHEVTGAAFNAIRSIWEEVATIPQEEAVKPKQVPKPKPPRESRISSLGDSMARKPSVGPGASPAAESVSSKPRLGSQEANTAATELRRASSATEGDRPKRTVRAPKSKDIDYTTKPSRKKLKPELQFSEEVLNDLMSPKNHAINNWFMEPVDAEGLNIPHYYSIIKKPMDLGKVARMLKSGDINNLKDFDKNVRLIFSNCYTFNGSVDQGNTVSYVASQLEDYYNNLMKDKDSWLARHAKAHAPAASHGSDEEDEDEEADGDGDGDEIPAPPTADHSKEVRDLEKKLREESEKLTELLCGDSPNESMVAMQKSIVNLVQESLLKAKQTLSAHRSKHPEKPSKKASKPSKPKPSGSAPRKPSGSVANAKKPSGTKKAVKKTLTAADKDAIASAINDLDGAQLDRAIDIIKRDTGQNENTDGELELDIDQLSNEALLKLWELCKKVLPGFGKDTNVPSSPEVSRAAPPKHTKASSTSAKPKKNKPMSAREQEERIAQLRDLSNLYRPGQEPGENQPVLQAPTPTAESSDESDSEEE, translated from the exons ATGGCTTCACCAAACCCCGATGCGACCGCTCCCACAAACGAGAATACGTCGCGCGATGCCACAGTAGAAAAGGAGCAAAAGTCCGAAGTCAACGG GCATGCGACACCTGAAAAGCCAAAGGACACACCTGAATCTGCGCCTGTCAATGGTAACAAAGCGGACGATCATCCCGTCGAGAATGGTGTCAACAAGGACGTAGAGATGACAGAGGCGagcgatgagaagaagccctcTCAAGAGCCTTCGGCGGACGAAAAGAACGATCAGAAGACCGAAGGTGATGATCAGACGAAAGAGACTGGTGATGCCAAACCTGTGGAGGAGCCCAAGGCTacggaggaggatgtcgatATGACCGATGCTGTGCCTGCAGAAAAGCCCAGAGATGAGAAACCAGCTGAAGATGCGACCGCAAAAGAGTCCAAGGACGTCGATATGGCAGACAAGCCTGTAGATACCCCTGAAAAGGCTGATGGAACAGACGACAAGGTACCCGCTTCTTCCAACGAGGCCGCGGCTCCCTCCTCAGAAGCCGAAGTCCAACCTACCAGCCTATCTCAGTTGGCTATCGAtaccaaggaagaggatgccCCTAAACCTTCCACCGAGGTCTCAATGCAGGATGCCCCCGTTGGTGACACTTCCGTTAGCTCGAAGGTAGCCCGCGAACGTGAGGATGATGCCACAGAAGAGCCTGCACCAAAGCGAGCCAAGACCGAGCCCAAATCTGAAGAACCCGCCGACGTTACCTCCACTGTCCCCAAGACTGAACCGGACTCTGCTGAGTCTGCCCCCGAGAAGGAGGTCTCTCGCTTCGCTGGTCTTACCAGGTGGAATGAGGCCGATTTCAAGAACCAAACGCTCACCCCTTTTCAGCGACGCGAGTTCCGCAAAGTGCTAGGGCGTgtgaagaagacaaaggctgGTGGCCATTTCAAGGATTCAGTCCCCAAGATGTGGCCTCAACTCGCTGAGAGTTActtggccaagatcgagaaacCTATGGACCTTTCCGAGATCGACCGGACCCTTCGTGATATTAATGGTGCTTATGTTACGGTTGGTGATTTTCAGGATGCCCTGGTTCTCATGTACGACAACACCCGTAACTTCAATGGAACCCTCCATGAGGTTACTGGTGCTGCGTTCAATGCCATTCGAAGCATCTGGGAAGAAGTTGCCACCATTCCACAAGAAGAGGCAgtcaagcccaagcaggtccccaagcccaaaccTCCCCGTGAGTCGCGTATCAGCTCTCTCGGCGATTCTATGGCTCGCAAGCCATCCGTTGGACCTGGCGCTAGTCCCGCCGCCGAAAGCGTGTCATCAAAGCCGCGGCTTGgatctcaagaagccaaTACTGCTGCTACCGAACTGCGCCGTGCCTCATCTGCCACCGAGGGCGATCGTCCCAAACGAACCGTCCGTGCTCCCAAATCAAAGGATATTGACTATACCACGAAGCCTTCGCGAAAGAAGCTTAAGCCTGAGCTGCAATTCTCTGAAGAGGTATTGAACGATTTGATGTCCCCCAAGAACCACGCCATCAACAACTGGTTCATGGAACCAGTTGATGCTGAAGGACTTAACATTCCCCATTACTACTCCATTATCAAGAAGCCCATGGATCTGGGAAAGGTGGCTCGTATGCTCAAGAGTGgcgacatcaacaacctcaaggactttgacaagaatgTGCGGCTGATATTTTCCAATTGTTATACCTTCAACGGTAGTGTTGACCAAGGTAATACTGTGTCGTATGTAGCTTCCCAATTGGAGGACTACTACAACAATTTGatgaaggacaaggacagCTGGTTAGCCAGACACGCCAAGGCACATGCTCCTGCTGCTTCCCACGGtagcgacgaggaagacgaggatgaggaggccgatggcgatggcgatggcgatgagatacCAGCTCCTCCAACTGCGGACCACAGTAAGGAAGTGCGGGacctggagaagaagctgagggaGGAAAGTGAGAAGCTGACCGAGCTTCTGTGTGGGGACTCGCCTAATGAGAGTATGGTCGCAATGCAGAAGAGCATCGTTAACCTCGTACAAGAAAGTCTTCTGAAGGCGAAACAGACTCTCAGTGCGCACCGCTCAAAGCATCCTGAGAAGCCTTCTAAGAAGGCCAGTAAGCCGAGCAAGCCTAAGCCTAGTGGATCTGCCCCCCGCAAACCCAGCGGAAGTGTGGCAAATGCAAAGAAGCCTAGCGGCACCAAGAAGGCCGTGAAGAAGACTCTCACCGCGGCAGACAAGGACGCCATCGCTTCTGCTatcaatgatcttgatggTGCACAACTTGACCGCGCtatcgatatcatcaagcGTGACACTGGCCAAAAT GAGAATACCGACGGAGAGCTTGAGCTAGATATTGATCAGCTGAGCAATGAAGCTCTGCTCAAACTCTGGGAACTCTGTAAGAAAGTATTGCCTGGGTTCGGGAAGGACACCAAcgtgccatcttctccagaagtGAGCCGGGCAGCGCCGCCTAAGCATACGaaggcatcatcgacatcggcgAAGCccaaaaagaacaagccCATGAGTGCCCGTGAACAGGAGGAGCGAATTGCGCAGCTTCGTGATCTCAGCAACCTGTACAGGCCGGGTCAGGAGCCTGGCGAGAATCAACCTGTGTTGCAGGCTCCCACACCTACGGCCGAGTCCAGTGACGAATCGGACTCGGAGGAAGAGTAG
- a CDS encoding hypothetical protein (At least one base has a quality score < 10), whose translation MLIRHATPEKPKDTPESAPVNGNKADDHPVENGVNKDVEMTEASDEKKPSQEPSADEKNDQKTEGDDQTKETGDAKPVEEPKATEEDVDMTDAVPAEKPRDEKPAEDATAKESKDVDMADKPVDTPEKADGTDDKVPASSNEAAAPSSEAEVQPTSLSQLAIDTKEEDAPKPSTEVSMQDAPVGDTSVSSKVAREREDDATEEPAPKRAKTEPKSEEPADVTSTVPKTEPDSAESAPEKEVSRFAGLTRWNEADFKNQTLTPFQRREFRKVLGRVKKTKAGGHFKDSVPKMWPQLAESYLAKIEKPMDLSEIDRTLRDINGAYVTVGDFQDALVLMYDNTRNFNGTLHEVTGAAFNAIRSIWEEVATIPQEEAVKPKQVPKPKPPRESRISSLGDSMARKPSVGPGASPAAESVSSKPRLGSQEANTAATELRRASSATEGDRPKRTVRAPKSKDIDYTTKPSRKKLKPELQFSEEVLNDLMSPKNHAINNWFMEPVDAEGLNIPHYYSIIKKPMDLGKVARMLKSGDINNLKDFDKNVRLIFSNCYTFNGSVDQGNTVSYVASQLEDYYNNLMKDKDSWLARHAKAHAPAASHGSDEEDEDEEADGDGDGDEIPAPPTADHSKEVRDLEKKLREESEKLTELLCGDSPNESMVAMQKSIVNLVQESLLKAKQTLSAHRSKHPEKPSKKASKPSKPKPSGSAPRKPSGSVANAKKPSGTKKAVKKTLTAADKDAIASAINDLDGAQLDRAIDIIKRDTGQNENTDGELELDIDQLSNEALLKLWELCKKVLPGFGKDTNVPSSPEVSRAAPPKHTKASSTSAKPKKNKPMSAREQEERIAQLRDLSNLYRPGQEPGENQPVLQAPTPTAESSDESDSEEE comes from the exons ATGTTGATTAGGCATGCGACACCTGAAAAGCCAAAGGACACACCTGAATCTGCGCCTGTCAATGGTAACAAAGCGGACGATCATCCCGTCGAGAATGGTGTCAACAAGGACGTAGAGATGACAGAGGCGagcgatgagaagaagccctcTCAAGAGCCTTCGGCGGACGAAAAGAACGATCAGAAGACCGAAGGTGATGATCAGACGAAAGAGACTGGTGATGCCAAACCTGTGGAGGAGCCCAAGGCTacggaggaggatgtcgatATGACCGATGCTGTGCCTGCAGAAAAGCCCAGAGATGAGAAACCAGCTGAAGATGCGACCGCAAAAGAGTCCAAGGACGTCGATATGGCAGACAAGCCTGTAGATACCCCTGAAAAGGCTGATGGAACAGACGACAAGGTACCCGCTTCTTCCAACGAGGCCGCGGCTCCCTCCTCAGAAGCCGAAGTCCAACCTACCAGCCTATCTCAGTTGGCTATCGAtaccaaggaagaggatgccCCTAAACCTTCCACCGAGGTCTCAATGCAGGATGCCCCCGTTGGTGACACTTCCGTTAGCTCGAAGGTAGCCCGCGAACGTGAGGATGATGCCACAGAAGAGCCTGCACCAAAGCGAGCCAAGACCGAGCCCAAATCTGAAGAACCCGCCGACGTTACCTCCACTGTCCCCAAGACTGAACCGGACTCTGCTGAGTCTGCCCCCGAGAAGGAGGTCTCTCGCTTCGCTGGTCTTACCAGGTGGAATGAGGCCGATTTCAAGAACCAAACGCTCACCCCTTTTCAGCGACGCGAGTTCCGCAAAGTGCTAGGGCGTgtgaagaagacaaaggctgGTGGCCATTTCAAGGATTCAGTCCCCAAGATGTGGCCTCAACTCGCTGAGAGTTActtggccaagatcgagaaacCTATGGACCTTTCCGAGATCGACCGGACCCTTCGTGATATTAATGGTGCTTATGTTACGGTTGGTGATTTTCAGGATGCCCTGGTTCTCATGTACGACAACACCCGTAACTTCAATGGAACCCTCCATGAGGTTACTGGTGCTGCGTTCAATGCCATTCGAAGCATCTGGGAAGAAGTTGCCACCATTCCACAAGAAGAGGCAgtcaagcccaagcaggtccccaagcccaaaccTCCCCGTGAGTCGCGTATCAGCTCTCTCGGCGATTCTATGGCTCGCAAGCCATCCGTTGGACCTGGCGCTAGTCCCGCCGCCGAAAGCGTGTCATCAAAGCCGCGGCTTGgatctcaagaagccaaTACTGCTGCTACCGAACTGCGCCGTGCCTCATCTGCCACCGAGGGCGATCGTCCCAAACGAACCGTCCGTGCTCCCAAATCAAAGGATATTGACTATACCACGAAGCCTTCGCGAAAGAAGCTTAAGCCTGAGCTGCAATTCTCTGAAGAGGTATTGAACGATTTGATGTCCCCCAAGAACCACGCCATCAACAACTGGTTCATGGAACCAGTTGATGCTGAAGGACTTAACATTCCCCATTACTACTCCATTATCAAGAAGCCCATGGATCTGGGAAAGGTGGCTCGTATGCTCAAGAGTGgcgacatcaacaacctcaaggactttgacaagaatgTGCGGCTGATATTTTCCAATTGTTATACCTTCAACGGTAGTGTTGACCAAGGTAATACTGTGTCGTATGTAGCTTCCCAATTGGAGGACTACTACAACAATTTGatgaaggacaaggacagCTGGTTAGCCAGACACGCCAAGGCACATGCTCCTGCTGCTTCCCACGGtagcgacgaggaagacgaggatgaggaggccgatggcgatggcgatggcgatgagatacCAGCTCCTCCAACTGCGGACCACAGTAAGGAAGTGCGGGacctggagaagaagctgagggaGGAAAGTGAGAAGCTGACCGAGCTTCTGTGTGGGGACTCGCCTAATGAGAGTATGGTCGCAATGCAGAAGAGCATCGTTAACCTCGTACAAGAAAGTCTTCTGAAGGCGAAACAGACTCTCAGTGCGCACCGCTCAAAGCATCCTGAGAAGCCTTCTAAGAAGGCCAGTAAGCCGAGCAAGCCTAAGCCTAGTGGATCTGCCCCCCGCAAACCCAGCGGAAGTGTGGCAAATGCAAAGAAGCCTAGCGGCACCAAGAAGGCCGTGAAGAAGACTCTCACCGCGGCAGACAAGGACGCCATCGCTTCTGCTatcaatgatcttgatggTGCACAACTTGACCGCGCtatcgatatcatcaagcGTGACACTGGCCAAAAT GAGAATACCGACGGAGAGCTTGAGCTAGATATTGATCAGCTGAGCAATGAAGCTCTGCTCAAACTCTGGGAACTCTGTAAGAAAGTATTGCCTGGGTTCGGGAAGGACACCAAcgtgccatcttctccagaagtGAGCCGGGCAGCGCCGCCTAAGCATACGaaggcatcatcgacatcggcgAAGCccaaaaagaacaagccCATGAGTGCCCGTGAACAGGAGGAGCGAATTGCGCAGCTTCGTGATCTCAGCAACCTGTACAGGCCGGGTCAGGAGCCTGGCGAGAATCAACCTGTGTTGCAGGCTCCCACACCTACGGCCGAGTCCAGTGACGAATCGGACTCGGAGGAAGAGTAG
- a CDS encoding CMGC/RCK/MAK protein kinase produces the protein MMTVQNDLTHRGVSGQQLALEDRFEVLKEIGDGSFGSVVLGRVRTAGANVARRGTVVAIKTMKKSFESLAPCLELREVVFLRTLPQHPHLVPALDIFLDPYTKKLHIAMEYMEGNLYQLMKARDHKCLDNASVKSILFQIMQGLEHIHSHHFFHRDIKPENILVTTSGHNESGNTFRRYSALVTPPSTPPTYTVKIADFGLARETHSKLPYTTYVSTRWYRAPEVLLRAGEYSAPVDIWAVGAMAVEIATLKPLFPGGNEVDQVWRVCEIMGSPGNWYNKSGNRVGGGDWREGTRLAGKLGFSFPKMAPHAMDTILQTPQWPTSLSQFVTWCLMWDPKNRPTSSQALAHEYFADAVDPMRPKSSASRILGRKQSDLSRSSKEATTTTPTSVKQSWFRKSLIGRSESTDLATMQAQIKDTTAPRPAPVHASSAVEASTAKVRPAAGKRTTWTNGPSNVAPMPILPTARPISPIPDAGKTKKLGRQLSVASSTNNYTEMHRQQAERALNGNSGLASPPSGQKESFFSHLRKRARRFSGRHQTPVSPAYDDDLEAQVGCGPWASNRSSMVIDQSQQQAPIPKSEVYESLDKALRDVQNNLDSRPPVPPSHQISPTSTLKRHHSLPQHQARSVDNLIGAARGGPISSRTRRAQATHGVHQYEAPDEEEELLDEALTSTQRAVKRMEQNQNKPLRQSASNIGLMNPYPTPSPSANGNQVLFADGHEAVTPRPLDLNKKTDNQYKWPTPPYEESEWAASAAASIWAAGSRF, from the exons ATGATGACCGTTCAAAACGATTTGACCCATCGGGGTGTTTCTGGTCAACAGCTTGCCCTCGAGGATCGCTTTGAAGTACTGAAGGAGATTGGCGATGGAAGCTTTGGCAGTGTCGTTTTGGGTAGAGTTCGAACGGCTGGTGCCAACGTTGCTCGCCGAGGTACAGTG GTCGCTATCAagacaatgaagaagagcttcgagtCGCTAGCACCATGTTTGGAACTCCGCGAGGTCGTCTTCCTTCGCACCCtccctcaacatcctcaccTTGTTCCCGctctcgacatcttcttggaCCCTtacaccaagaagctccatATCGCCATGGAGTACATGGAGGGTAACCTCTACCAACTGATGAAGGCTCGCGACCACAAGTGTCTCGACAACGCCAGTGTCAAGAGCATTCTTTTCCAGATCATGCAAGGTCTCGAACACATTCACTCTCACCACTTTTTCCACCGCGACATCAAGCCCGAAAACATTCTGGTCACTACCTCTGGTCACAATGAATCTGGCAACACCTTCCGCCGATACTCAGCTCTCGTTACACccccttcaacaccacccacATACACTGTTAAGATTGCCGATTTCGGTCTCGCCCGAGAGACACACTCAAAGCTCCCCTACACTACTTACGTATCAACAAGATGGTACCGTGCTCCCGAGGTTCTTCTACGAGCGGGAGAATACTCTGCTCCCGTCGATATCTGGGCTGTTGGTGCCatggctgttgagattgCTACATTGAAGCCCTTGTTTCCCGGTGGAAATGAGGTTGATCAAGTTTGGCGAGTTTGTGAGATTATGGGCAGCCCTGGTAACTGGTACAACAAGTCCGGTAACCGCGTCGGCGGAGGAGATTGGCGTGAGGGAACCAGACTCGCTGGCAAGCTTGGTTTCTCATTCCCCAAGATGGCTCCCCATGCTATGGACACCATTCTGCAGACACCCCAATGGCCGACCTCCTTGAGCCAGTTCGTCACTTGGTGCTTGATGTGGGACCCCAAGAACCGCCCAACATCATCGCAGGCTCTTGCCCACGAGTACTTTGCTGATGCCGTTGATCCTATGCGACCCAAGTCTTCTGCTTCGCGTATCCTTGGACGCAAGCAGTCCGACCTCAGCCGAAGCAGCAAGGAGGCTACTACTACCACACCCACCTCTGTGAAGCAATCCTGGTTCCGCAAGTCTCTCATCGGACGTTCAGAGAGCACCGACCTGGCTACCATGCAGGCCCAAATAAAGGATACCACTGCTCCCAGACCCGCACCTGTACATGCTTCATCGGCTGTTGAGGCATCTACTGCCAAGGTTCGCCCTGCTGCCGGAAAGAGGACCACTTGGACCAATGGCCCATCCAACGTAGCGCCCATGCCAATTCTTCCCACTGCGCGACCGATCTCGCCGATCCCTGATGCT GGGAAGACCAAGAAACTTGGCCGACAGCTCTCTGTCGCTTCAAGCACAAACAACTACACAGAAATGCATCGGCAACAGGCCGAAAGGGCACTCAATGGGAATTCTGGCCTCGCCTCCCCTCCGAGTGGACAGAAGGAGAGCTTCTTTTCACATCTCAGAAAGCGTGCGCGGCGGTTCTCGGGACGACATCAGACCCCCGTCTCACCCGCCTATGACGACGACCTGGAGGCCCAGGTTGGATGTGGCCCTTGGGCTAGCAACCGGTCGTCCATGGTTATTGACCAATCGCAACAACAGGCTCCCATTCCTAAATCCGAGGTCTACGAATCCCTGGACAAGGCCCTCCGAGATGTTCAGAACAACCTCGATTCGCGACCTCCCGTTCCGCCCAGTCACCAGATCTCGCCTACCAGCACCCTCAAGCGACATCACTCgcttcctcaacaccaagcccGGTCAGTAGACAACCTGATCGGTGCTGCCCGAGGTGGACCCATCTCTAGCCGAACAAGGAGGGCCCAAGCGACACATGGCGTGCATCAATATGAGGCTcctgatgaggaagaggagcttcTAGACGAGGCTTTGACTTCCACTCAGCGGGCCGTCAAGCGCATGGAGCAGAACCAGAACAAGCCTCTTCGACAGTCGGCTAGCAACATTGGGCTGATGAACCCGTATCCTACGCCGTCACCCTCAGCCAACGGTAATCAGGTCCTGTTTGCCGATGGCCACGAGGCTGTTACCCCCAGGCCACTGgacctcaacaagaagactgaTAACCAGTACAAGTGGCCCACGCCACCATATGAGGAAAGCGAGTgggcagcatcagcagccGCTAGCATCTGGGCTGCTGGCAGTCGCTTTTAA